The genomic stretch GCGCCGCTGCTCCTGCCACGCGCGCCGGACGCCGCGCAGATCGTCGCGCAGGTCGCGCAGCCACTTGCCGCGCTTGGCCTTGGCCTCGACGCTGCCGAGCACCGCGTAGCCGTTGACCTGGACGATCGGCGCGTCGCCCTCGACCGACTCGTTCGTCTCGACCTCGAAGGCGCCGAGCACGCCGGAACCGCTGCTGCGCAGCGTGACGTTCTCCGGCACCCGGATCTCCACACTGCCGAAGATCGCGGTGACGTTGATCTGGATCTGCTGCTGCTGGAAGATGCCCTCGGTCAGGTCGATCTCCACGCTGCCGAAGACGGCGACGGCGTTGATCCGGCCCGGTACCCGCCAGCGGCCCTTGCGGGTCGAGGCGCTGAAGATCGCGACCATGGTCTGGTCCGGCGGCGCGGCGCCCGTTCCGTCGCCGTACGCGGCGGCGGGCTGCTGCCGGGGGCCGCCGCCCTCCGCGGGCAGGTCCCTCACCAGCGGCTCCAGTTCGCCCATCGTCTTGGCGCGGTAGACCAGGTCGATGCGCTCGGCGTGCTCCTCCGCGTCCAGCCGTCCCACCGCCAGCGCCTCGCGGAGGATCTCCGCGATCCGGTCCCGGTCGGCGTCGGAGGCCCGGATCTCGGCCTCCGCCACGGGCTTGGTCAGGTTCACCGGCTGCTGGGCTCGCTTGGCGAGCGACGATTCGTCCACGGGCAGCAGCGTACCGAAACGCGATAGATCGCGACTAGGGGACGCACGGTCCCGTTCGCGCCCCGGGTGAGCCTTACCTCACAACAGCAACCGCGGGTGGGGGTTCTACGCTGTTCAGGCGCTGCCGCAGATGTCAGCCGAAAACCGCCGCAGAGTGAGGAATGACCCCAGATGCCGGAGTTCGCCTATACCGACCTGCTCCCCGTAGGCGAGGACAACACCCCCTACCGTCTCGTCACTTCGGAGGGCGTGAGCACCTTCGAGGCCGACGGGCGCACATTCCTCAAGGTCGAGCCGGAGGCGCTGCGCAAGCTGGCCGCCGAGGCGATGCACGACATCTCGCACTACCTGCGCCCGGCCCACCTCGCCCAGCTGCGCCGCATCCTGGACGACCCGGAGGCCTCCGCCAACGACCGCTTCGTGGCGCTGGACCTGCTGAAGAACGCCAACATCGCGGCGGCGGGCGTGCTGCCGATGTGCCAGGACACCGGTACGGCGATCGTGATGGGCAAGCGCGGCCAGAACGTGCTGACCCAGGGCCGCGACGAGGAGGCCCTGTCCCGCGGCATCTACGACGCGTACACGCAGCTGAACCTGCGCTACTCGCAGATGGCCCCGCTGACCATGTGGGACGAGAAGAACACCGGCTCCAACCTGCCGGCGCAGATCGAGCTGTACGCCACCGACGGGGACGCGTACAAGTTCCTGTTCATGGCCAAGGGCGGCGGCTCGGCCAACAAGTCCTTCCTCTACCAGGAGACCAAGGCGGTCCTCAACGAGGCCTCCATGATGAAGTTCCTGGAGGAGAAGATCCGCTCGCTGGGCACGGCCGCCTGCCCGCCGTACCACCTGGCGATCGTCGTCGGCGGCACCAGCGCCGAGTACGCGCTGAAGACCGCCAAGTACGCCTCCGCGCACTACCTGGACGAGCTGCCCGCCGAGGGCTCCCCCACCGGCCACGGCTTCCGGGACAAGGAGCTGGAGGAGAAGGTCTTCGAGCTGACGCAGAAGATCGGCATCGGCGCGCAGTTCGGCGGCAAGTACTTCTGCCACGACGTACGCGTGGTCCGCCTGCCCCGGCACGGCGCGTCCTGCCCGGTCGCCATCGCGGTGTCCTGCTCCGCGGACCGCCAGGCCGTCGCGAAGATCACCGCCGAGGGCGTCTTCCTGGAGCAGCTGGAGAAGGACCCGGCGCGCTTCCTGCCGGAGACGACCGAGGAGGAGCTGACCGAGGGCGCGGGCCCGGACCTCGACGCCGTGCGCATCGACCTGAACCAGCCGATGGACGACATCCTGGCCGAGCTGACCAAGCACCCGGTCAAGACCCGGCTGTCGCTCACCGGCACGCTGGTCGTCGCGCGCGACATCGCGCACGCGAAGATCAAGGAGCGGCTGGACGCGGGCGAGGAGATGCCGGAGTACCTGAAGAACCACCCGGTGTACTACGCGGGTCCGGCGAAGACCCCCGAGGGCTACGCGTCCGGCTCCTTCGGCCCGACCACGGCCGGCCGGATGGACGCCTACGTCGAGCAGTTCCAGGCGGCGGGCGGCTCGAAGGTCATGCTGGCCAAGGGCAACCGCTCCAAGCAGGTCACCGACGCGTGCGCCGCGCACGGCGGCTTCTACCTCGGCTCGATCGGCGGCCCGGCGGCCCGCCTGGCGCAGGACTGCATCAAGAAGGTCGAGGTCCTCGAATACGAGGAGCTGGGCATGGAGGCGGTCTGGCGGATCGAGGTCGAGGACTTCCCGGCGTTCATCGTCGTCGACGACAAGGGCAACGACTTCTTCCAGGACCCGGCGCCGGCGCCCACGTTCACGAGCATTCCGGTGCGCACCGCCTGACCGCCCCACGGTTCCGCCGGGCGGTTCGCCGCGCGCGTACCGCCTGACGGACGAAACGTGCCGGTGCCCGGGAACAGACCGCCGTTCCCGGGCACTGACAAAGGTATGAGTGACAACGGCCTGAGCGGCGACAACGGCGAGTACCGGACCGAGCACGACTCGATGGGCGAGGTGAAGGTGCCGGCCCGGGCGAAGTGGCGGGCGCAGACGCAGCGCGCGGTGGAGAACTTCCCCGTGTCCGGGCAGCGGCTGGAGCGGGCGCACATCGAGGCGCTGGCGCGGATCAAGGCGGCGGCGGCCAAGGTGAACGCCGAGCTCGGGGTGGTGGACGAGGACGTCGCGCGGGCGATCCAGGAGGCCGCGGCCGAGGTCGCGGACGGGAAGTGGGACGAGCACTTCCCCGTCGACGTCTTCCAGACCGGGTCCGGTACGTCGTCGAACATGAACACCAATGAGGTGCTGGCCACCCTCGCCTCCGAGCGGCTGGGCCGCGACGTGCACCCGAACGACCACGTCAACGCCTCCCAGTCGTCCAACGACGTCTTCCCCTCCTCGATCCACATCGCGGCGACCGCGGCCGTCACCCACGACCTGATCCCCGCGCTGGAGCACCTGGCGGCCGCCCTGGAGCGCAAGGCGGAGGAGTTCAAGGAGGTCGTGAAGTCGGGCCGTACCCACCTGATGGACGCGACGCCCGTCACGCTCGGCCAGGAGTTCGGCGGCTTCGCCGCGCAGGTCCGCTACGGCGTGGAGCGGCTGCGGGCCGCGCTGCCGCGGCTGGCCGAACTGCCGCTGGGCGGTACGGCCGTGGGCACCGGCATCAACACCCCGCCCGGCTTCCCCGCCGCGGTGATCGCCGAGGTGGCGCGGACGACGGGGCTGCCGCTGACCGAGGCGCGCGACCACTTCGAGGCGCAGGGCGCGCGGGACGCGATCGTGGAGACCAGCGGGCAGCTGCGCACCATCGCCGTCGGCCTGACGAAGATCGCCAACGATCTGCGGTGGATGTCCTCGGGGCCGCGCACCGGCCTCGCCGAGATCAATCTGCCCGACCTCCAGCCCGGTTCGTCCATCATGCCGGGCAAGGTCAACCCGGTCCTGCCGGAGGCGGCGCTGATGGTGGCGGCGCAGGTCACCGGCAACGACACGACGGTGGCCGTGGCGGGCGCCGCGGGCAACTTCGAGCTGAACGTGATGCTGCCGGTCATCGCCAAGAACGTGCTGGAGTCGGTGCGGCTGCTGGCCAATGTCACGCGGCTGCTGGCGGACCGCACGATCGACGGGATCACCGCCAACGCCGAACGGGCCCGGGAGTACGCCGAGTCGTCGCCCTCCGTCGTCACGCCGCTCAACAAGTACATCGGGTACGAGGAGGCGGCGAAGGTCGCCAAGAAGTCGCTCGCGGAGCGCAGGACCATTCGCGAGGTGGTCATCGAGTCGGGGTACGTCGACAAGGGGCTGCTGACCGAGGAGCAGTTGGACGAGGCGCTGGACGTGCTGCGGATGACACGTCCGTAAGGCGCGGGCACTCCCGTAGCGTCGCCCCCGTCCGTAACGGACCGTGCGTCCTGCGTCACGGCGCGGCCACCGGTACGCCACTAAGATCTGCGCATGACAGCGGACATGGTGGAGACGAGGAAGGGCGCCGCCGGGGCGGGGGACGCGCGGGCCGCCGCGGAGCGGGCGGGGCGCTGGGCGCCCGGGGACCGGATTCTGTGGCGGTACCGCGACAACGCCGGCGACGGCATCCACATCTGCCGCCCGATGACCGTCGTCCAGGACACCGACGAGCTGCTCGCGGTGTGGATGGCCCCGGGCACGCCCTGCGTCAAGCCGGTGCTGGCCGACGGGACGCCCGTCCACCGCGAGCCGCTCGCCACCCGGTACACCAAGCCCCGGCGCACCGCGTTCGACCAGTGGTTCGGCACCGGGGTGCTGAAACTGGCCCGGCCGCACGACCCCTGGTCGGTGTGGCTGTTCTGGGAGCCGGGCTGGCACTTCAAGAACTGGTACGTGAATCTGGAGGAGCCGCGCCGCCGCTGGACGGGCGGCATCGACTCCCAGGACCACTTCCTGGACATCTGCGTGTATCCGGACCGGCGTTGGGAGTGGCGGGACGAGGACGAATTCGCGCAGGCGCAGCGGGACGGGCTGATGCCGCCCGCGCTGGCGGCGGACGTACGGGCGGCGGGCCGCGCGGCGGTCGAGCACATCGGCGCGTGGGGGGTGCCGTTCGGCGGCGGCTGGGAGGACTGGCGGCCGGACCCGGCGTGGGAGGTGCCGGGGCTGCCGGAGGACTGGGACCGGCCGGTGCCCGCATCGGATACGCGGGCGTGAGTTCTCCCGCGCGGGGCGCGGTCCGTCCGGTACGGCGGACGCGCCGCCCCGGCGGCAGCCGGGCGCGCTCCCTGGTGCAGGGGCGCGTCCGCCCGCCCCGGTGAGCAGGCCGGGCCGCCGTGTGGCGGGCGAGTGAGCCCCCTTGATGCGCCCCTGGGGATCAACCGTAGGATCGTCCTCCACAAGACTGCACAGGCGTAACTCAAGACTGCACGGAACTGCACGGAGGCGGCTCCCGCGCCGGAGCCCGAACTTGACCGCGGTCGCAGGAGAGGCGAGGTCGTGAGCGCTGAAGGCTACGACGGATACGAGGGCCTGAACGGGTTAGTCCTGGACCGGGCGGGGCAGGCGGAGGCGTTCGACGCGATCGGCGACCGCTACGACGAGGCCTTCCCGCACAAGGACGGCCAGCTCGCCGCGGGCGCCCGGCTCGCGGCCGCGCTGCCGCCCGGGTCCCGGGTGCTGGATCTCGGGTGCGGTACGGGGCTGCCGACGGCCCGTCAGCTGGCGGACGCGGGGCACTCGGTCGTCGGGGTGGACCTGTCCCCCGCGATGGTGGACCTGGCACGGGAGAACGTTCCGGCGGGTGAGTTCCACCGGCTGGACATCGCCGACCTGCGCCACGGCGAGCTCGGCGGGCCCGGCTCCTTCGACGGGGTCACCGCCTTCTTCTCGCTGCTGATGCTGCCCCGCGCGGAGATCCCGTTCACGCTGCGGATGCTGCACTCGCTGCTGCGGCCGGGCGGGCTGCTGGTGCTGGCCATGGTCGAAGCCGATCTGGACGACTGCCCGATTCCGTTCCTGGGCAGCACGATCCGGGTATCGGGTTACCTGCGGGACGACTTGCGCCAGGTCGTGCACGACGCGGGCTTCGAAGTCACCGGGGAGGACTCGTATGCGTATGCCCCGGCCAGTACGGACACCCCACCCGAAATCCAGCTCTTCCTGCACCTGCGACGCGCTTGAGACGCGGCGCGCCACGCGCGCAGCCCCGGACGGATGGAATCCCACGCGTGACGGAGCACCCGACCTCCCACGAACCGCGGCAGGCCGCCCCGCCTGCCGCGTCCTCGGCGACCCCGCACCGGGCGCCGTACACCGCGGCCGCCGGTCCCGGCGGTCTCCCGGGGCGGCCCACGCCCCACGGGCCGGCCGAGGTGGCTGACATGTCTCCCGCGGCACCGCGCGGTGACGATTCTGCGCACACCGCGGACAACCGCTCCGAGGAGCCCGCCGCCGACGCCGGGGGCACGTCCTGGCAGGCGCCCGGCGACGGCGGCACCGCCGGCGGCGTCGGCCGGCCGCGCCCGTGCCCCGAGGGAACGCCCACCGTCCCGCCGCCCGCCGCGCCGCACGGCGTGCCGGTGGAGTCCGGCGCGCGCGGCGACGCGCCCGCGCGGGCGTCCGAGCAGGCCGCGGGACCGGCCGCGCCGCCCGCGCGCTCCGCGCACCCCGCCGAGAGCGGCGAGGTGCTGGCGGCGCGTCAGGCGGGCGGCGACCGGCTGCGCTTCATCGGCGCGGCGACCCGGCGGATCGCGCGCGGCATAGACCTGGACGAGATCGTGCTGGGGCTGTGCCGGGCGACGGTGCCGACGTTCGCCGACGCCATCCTGGTCTACCTGCGCGATCCGCTGCCGGTGGGCGACGAACGGCCGACCGGCCCGGTGGTGCTGCGGCTGCGCCGTACCGACCGGATCCCCGAGGAGCCGGACACCAACGGCGGGCGGCTGCCGATGCTGCCCGCGCAGCCGGACCTGAGCCCGGCGATGGGCGGCAGCGCTGCGGAGCTGTCCGAGGTGCTGCCGGGCGGGCCGCTGGCGGAGGTGCTGCGCGGCGTACGGCCGCTGTTCGGCGAGGTGCAGGCGGCGCGCGCGGCACTGCCGGAGCTGCTCGGCCCGCTCACCCAGCTGCCGGCCGGGCACCGGGTGATCCTGGCGCCGCTGCGCGGGCGGCGCCGGGTGATCGGCGCGGCGGTGTTCCTGCGCCGCCCGGACCGCCCGGCCTTCGAGGCGGACGACCTGCTGGTGGCGGCGCAGCTGGCCACGCACACGGCGCTGGGCGTGGACAAGGCGGTGCTGTACGGGCGCGAGGCGTACATCGCGGACGCCCTCCAGCGCACGATGCTGCCGGACTCGCTGCCGCAGCCCACCGGGGTGCGGCTGGCCAGCCGCTATCTGCCGGCCGCCGAGACGGCCCGGGTGGGCGGTGACTGGTACGACGCGATCCCGCTGCCCGGCAGCCGGGTGGCGCTGGTCGTCGGTGACGTGATGGGGCACTCGATGACCTCGGCGGCGATCATGGGCCAGCTGCGCACCACCGCGCAGACCCTCGCCGGGCTGGACCTGCCGCCGCAGGAAGTGCTGCACCACCTCGACGAGCAGGCGCAGCGGCTCGGCTCGGACCGGATGGCGACCTGCCTGTACGCGGTCTACGACCCGGTCGCGCACCGCATCATGGTCGCCAACGCCGGGCACCCGCCGCCCGTGATGCTGCACCGCGGCGGGCGCGCGGAGGTGCTGAAGGTGCCGCCGGGCGCGCCGATCGGTGTCGGCGGGGTGGACTTCGAGGCGGTGGAGCTGGACGCGCCCGCGGGCGCCACACTGGTGCTGTACACGGACGGCCTGGTGGAGTCCCGCATCCGCGACGTGTGGACCGGCATCGAGCAGCTGCGGGAGCGGCTGACCGAGACGGCGCGGCTGACCGGGCCCAATCCGCCGCCGCTGGAGCCGCTGTGCGACGAGGTGCTGGACATGCTCGGCCCCGGCGACCGCGACGACGACATCGCGCTGCTGGCGGCCCGCTTCGACGGCATCGCGCCGAGCGATGTCGCCTACTGGTACCTGGACCCGAAGGCGCAGACCGCCGGGCAGGCCCGCCGCCTGGCCCGCCGGGCGCTGTCCCGGTGGGGCCTGGAGGAGCTGACCGACCAGCTGGAGCTGCTGGTCAGCGAGGTGGTGACGAACGCCGTACGGTACGCGGAGCGGCCCATCACGCTGCGGCTGCTGCGCACGGACGTGCTGCGCTGCGAGGTCGGCGACGATGTGCCGCAGCTGCCGAGGCTGCGGCAGGCCCGCCCGTCCGACGAGGGCGGCCGCGGCCTGTACCTGGTCAACCGGATGGCCCGGCGCTGGGGCGCGACGCGGCTGAGCACGGGCAAGGTGGTGTGGTTCGAGCTGTCCATGCCGTTCGGAGGCACGCAGTGAGGACAGCGGACGCCGGGCCGCCAACAGGCGTACCGGCGCCCGGACTTCGTCCCGAACTGGACGGCGTCCAACGGTTGCCGACACGGCGTCGGCGGAGTTGACTTCTGGGGTGGCAAGGGACTGACGACCCACCACCGGGAGGCGCACCGCCATGACCAGCTCCGCGCACGACGTCCCGCGTACGACGACCAACGCCGGCATCCCGGTCGAGAGCGACGAGCACTCGCTCTCGGTGGGCTCCGACGGCCCGCTGCTGCTCCAGGACCACTACCTGATCGAGAAGATGGCACAGTTCAACCGGGAACGGGTGCCCGAGCGGGTGGTGCACGCCAAGGGCAGCGGCGCGTACGGCTTCTTCGAAGTGACCAACGACGTGAGCCAGTTCACCAAGGCGGACCTCTTCCAGCCGGGGCGGCGCACGGAGATGCTGGCCCGCTTCTCGACGGTGGCGGGCGAGCAGGGCTCGCCGGACACCTGGCGCGACCCGCGCGGTTTCGCGCTGAAGTTCTACACCGAGTACGGCAACTACGACCTGGTCGGCAACAACACGCCGATCTTCTTCGTGCGGGATCCGAGCAAGTTCCAGGACTTCATCCGGTCGCAGAAGCGCCGCCCGGACAGCGGGGTGCGCGACCACGACATGCAGTGGGACTTCTGGACGCTGTCGCCGGAGTCGGCGCACATGGTCACCTGGCTGATGGGCGACCGCGGCATCCCGAAGACATACCGCCACATGAACGGCTACGGCTCGCACACCTTCATGTGGATCAACGGCGGCGGCGAGCGGTTCTGGATCAAGTACCACATCAAGACGGACCAGGGCATCGAGTTCCTGACACAGGAGGAGGCGGACCGGCTGGCCGGTGAGGACGGCGATGTGCACCGCCGCGACCTGTACACGGCGATCGCGGCCGGGGACGCCCCCTCGTGGACCATGTACGTCCAGGTCATGCCGTTCGACGACGCGCCGGACTACCGCTTCAACCCGTTCGACCTGACGAAGGTGTGGCCGCACGCCGACTACCCGCTGATCGAGGTCGGCCGGATGACGCTGGACCGCAATCCGGAGGACTTCTTCGTCCACGTCGAGCAGGCGGCCTTCGAGCCGTCCAACATGGTGCCGGGCATCGGCCCGTCGCCGGACAAGATGCTGCTGGGCCGGCTGTTCTCGTACCCGGACACCCACCGCTACCGCATCGGCCCGAACTACACGCAGCTGCCGCCCAACCGCCCGCACTCGACGGTGACCTCGTACGCGAAGGACGGCCCGATGCGCTACGAGCCGTCCCGCGCGGCGGCGCCGTACGCGCCCAACTCCTACGGCGGGCCGGCCGCCGACACGCAGAACTTCGGCGACCCGGCGGGCTGGCACGCGGCGGGCGAGATGGTGCGCGAGGCGTACAAGCTGCGCCGGGACGACGACGACTTCGGGCAGGCGGGCACCCAGGTGCGCCAGGTGCTGGACGACGCGGCGCGCGAGCGGCTGGTGAACAACGTGGTCGGGCACCTGTCGAACGGGGTGAGCCGGCCGGTGCTGCTGCGCGCCTTCCAGTACTGGCGCAATGTCGACAAGGCGCTCGGGGACCGGATCGCCGCGCGGTTCGACGGCAACTGAGCCGGAGCGCGGCCGGGACGGAAAACGGCCGTGGCCCCCACCTCGCAGGTGGGGGCCACGGCCGTCGGCGCCGGACGCCGGATCAGCCCAGGTCCTCGAAGCCGGGCGGGCGGCCGTCGTTGCCGTTGCCGCCGGTGCCGGCCGTCGGCGGGGAGGCGGGCGGCGTCTCCGGGGGCTTCGAGGGCGTCCGCGACGGCGAGTGCGACGGGGTCCGGGACGGCGTCTGCGACGGCGTGTGGGACGGCGTCTGCGACGGGGTCTGGGACGGCGTCTGCGAGGGCGTCTGGGACGGGGTGTGCGAGGGCGTGTTGCTCGGCGGCGGCGTGTTGGCCGGGCCGGATCCGGCGCCGAGGTCCGTTTCGAGGTCGAACTTGGCCCCGGTGTTGTCGCCGATCGCGGCGGCGGTGTAGGCGGCCCAGACCTTGGCCGGGTAGCCGCCGCCGTTGACGCGCCCGCCACCGCCGGTGCCCTTGAGCGTGACCTGCTTGCCGCCCTTGGACTCCTCGCCGAACATGCCGACCGCGGTGACCAGCTTGGGCGTGTAGCCGACGAACCACGCCGACTTGTTGTCGTCGGAGGTGCCGGTCTTGCCCGCGGCCTGGTAGTCCGTGTTGCCGATGGCTTCCTTGGCCGTACCGTCATTGACCACGCCGCGCAGCACGGAGGTGACGGTGTCGGCGGTGTTGCGGGTCAGCACCTGGGAGCCGATCGGGTCGGGCAGCTCGGTCTCCTGCGAGCCGTGCTCCGCCTTCTTGACCAGGGCCGGGGTGACCTTCCTGCCGTGGTGGTCGAGGGTGGCGTAGGCACCGGCCATCTGGAGCGGGCTGGCGCCCATGGTGCCGAGCGTCATGGCGGGCTGGACGTCCATCCGGCTGCCGTCCATGCCGAGGCTGACCGCGGTCTTCTTGACCTCGTCCAGGCCCACGTCGGCGCCCATCTGCGCGAAGACGGAGTTGACGGAGTTGTTGGTCGCCTGCTGGACGGTGATCCGGCCGTAGGTGCGCTCGTCCTCGTTCGGCGGGGCGAACGGCTTGGTGCCGCCCACGACCGGGCGCCGGTTGCGCCCGTCGTACACCGTGCCGGGGGTGATCGGCACGCCGGACTGGGTCTTGGCGTGGTTCTCCAGCGCGGAGGCGAAGATCAGCGGCTTGAACGTGGAGGCGGGCTGGAAGTCCGCCCGGGTGGCGTTGTTCGTGTAGTGCTTGGTGTAGCCCGCGCCGCCGTACATGGCGACCACGTGGCCGGACTCGGGGTCGACCGAGACGGCGCCGAGCTGGGCGTCCCGGTCCACCTTGCGGACGTCGGGCTTGAGGTCGTCGGTCAGCTTGTTCTTGACCGCCTTCTCCAGCTCCTGCTGCTTCTTCTTGTCGATGCCCAGGGTGATGGTCCAGCCGCCGGCCGCGAGTTCCTTCTCGTCGACGCC from Streptomyces albofaciens JCM 4342 encodes the following:
- a CDS encoding DUF1707 SHOCT-like domain-containing protein — encoded protein: MDESSLAKRAQQPVNLTKPVAEAEIRASDADRDRIAEILREALAVGRLDAEEHAERIDLVYRAKTMGELEPLVRDLPAEGGGPRQQPAAAYGDGTGAAPPDQTMVAIFSASTRKGRWRVPGRINAVAVFGSVEIDLTEGIFQQQQIQINVTAIFGSVEIRVPENVTLRSSGSGVLGAFEVETNESVEGDAPIVQVNGYAVLGSVEAKAKRGKWLRDLRDDLRGVRRAWQEQRRDERRAIHEQRRDGRRAWHEQRRDERRERHGRLHGGRWD
- a CDS encoding fumarate hydratase codes for the protein MPEFAYTDLLPVGEDNTPYRLVTSEGVSTFEADGRTFLKVEPEALRKLAAEAMHDISHYLRPAHLAQLRRILDDPEASANDRFVALDLLKNANIAAAGVLPMCQDTGTAIVMGKRGQNVLTQGRDEEALSRGIYDAYTQLNLRYSQMAPLTMWDEKNTGSNLPAQIELYATDGDAYKFLFMAKGGGSANKSFLYQETKAVLNEASMMKFLEEKIRSLGTAACPPYHLAIVVGGTSAEYALKTAKYASAHYLDELPAEGSPTGHGFRDKELEEKVFELTQKIGIGAQFGGKYFCHDVRVVRLPRHGASCPVAIAVSCSADRQAVAKITAEGVFLEQLEKDPARFLPETTEEELTEGAGPDLDAVRIDLNQPMDDILAELTKHPVKTRLSLTGTLVVARDIAHAKIKERLDAGEEMPEYLKNHPVYYAGPAKTPEGYASGSFGPTTAGRMDAYVEQFQAAGGSKVMLAKGNRSKQVTDACAAHGGFYLGSIGGPAARLAQDCIKKVEVLEYEELGMEAVWRIEVEDFPAFIVVDDKGNDFFQDPAPAPTFTSIPVRTA
- a CDS encoding class II fumarate hydratase, whose amino-acid sequence is MSDNGLSGDNGEYRTEHDSMGEVKVPARAKWRAQTQRAVENFPVSGQRLERAHIEALARIKAAAAKVNAELGVVDEDVARAIQEAAAEVADGKWDEHFPVDVFQTGSGTSSNMNTNEVLATLASERLGRDVHPNDHVNASQSSNDVFPSSIHIAATAAVTHDLIPALEHLAAALERKAEEFKEVVKSGRTHLMDATPVTLGQEFGGFAAQVRYGVERLRAALPRLAELPLGGTAVGTGINTPPGFPAAVIAEVARTTGLPLTEARDHFEAQGARDAIVETSGQLRTIAVGLTKIANDLRWMSSGPRTGLAEINLPDLQPGSSIMPGKVNPVLPEAALMVAAQVTGNDTTVAVAGAAGNFELNVMLPVIAKNVLESVRLLANVTRLLADRTIDGITANAERAREYAESSPSVVTPLNKYIGYEEAAKVAKKSLAERRTIREVVIESGYVDKGLLTEEQLDEALDVLRMTRP
- the fomD gene encoding cytidylyl-2-hydroxypropylphosphonate hydrolase — encoded protein: MTADMVETRKGAAGAGDARAAAERAGRWAPGDRILWRYRDNAGDGIHICRPMTVVQDTDELLAVWMAPGTPCVKPVLADGTPVHREPLATRYTKPRRTAFDQWFGTGVLKLARPHDPWSVWLFWEPGWHFKNWYVNLEEPRRRWTGGIDSQDHFLDICVYPDRRWEWRDEDEFAQAQRDGLMPPALAADVRAAGRAAVEHIGAWGVPFGGGWEDWRPDPAWEVPGLPEDWDRPVPASDTRA
- a CDS encoding class I SAM-dependent DNA methyltransferase, with translation MSAEGYDGYEGLNGLVLDRAGQAEAFDAIGDRYDEAFPHKDGQLAAGARLAAALPPGSRVLDLGCGTGLPTARQLADAGHSVVGVDLSPAMVDLARENVPAGEFHRLDIADLRHGELGGPGSFDGVTAFFSLLMLPRAEIPFTLRMLHSLLRPGGLLVLAMVEADLDDCPIPFLGSTIRVSGYLRDDLRQVVHDAGFEVTGEDSYAYAPASTDTPPEIQLFLHLRRA
- a CDS encoding SpoIIE family protein phosphatase, with protein sequence MTEHPTSHEPRQAAPPAASSATPHRAPYTAAAGPGGLPGRPTPHGPAEVADMSPAAPRGDDSAHTADNRSEEPAADAGGTSWQAPGDGGTAGGVGRPRPCPEGTPTVPPPAAPHGVPVESGARGDAPARASEQAAGPAAPPARSAHPAESGEVLAARQAGGDRLRFIGAATRRIARGIDLDEIVLGLCRATVPTFADAILVYLRDPLPVGDERPTGPVVLRLRRTDRIPEEPDTNGGRLPMLPAQPDLSPAMGGSAAELSEVLPGGPLAEVLRGVRPLFGEVQAARAALPELLGPLTQLPAGHRVILAPLRGRRRVIGAAVFLRRPDRPAFEADDLLVAAQLATHTALGVDKAVLYGREAYIADALQRTMLPDSLPQPTGVRLASRYLPAAETARVGGDWYDAIPLPGSRVALVVGDVMGHSMTSAAIMGQLRTTAQTLAGLDLPPQEVLHHLDEQAQRLGSDRMATCLYAVYDPVAHRIMVANAGHPPPVMLHRGGRAEVLKVPPGAPIGVGGVDFEAVELDAPAGATLVLYTDGLVESRIRDVWTGIEQLRERLTETARLTGPNPPPLEPLCDEVLDMLGPGDRDDDIALLAARFDGIAPSDVAYWYLDPKAQTAGQARRLARRALSRWGLEELTDQLELLVSEVVTNAVRYAERPITLRLLRTDVLRCEVGDDVPQLPRLRQARPSDEGGRGLYLVNRMARRWGATRLSTGKVVWFELSMPFGGTQ
- a CDS encoding catalase; amino-acid sequence: MTSSAHDVPRTTTNAGIPVESDEHSLSVGSDGPLLLQDHYLIEKMAQFNRERVPERVVHAKGSGAYGFFEVTNDVSQFTKADLFQPGRRTEMLARFSTVAGEQGSPDTWRDPRGFALKFYTEYGNYDLVGNNTPIFFVRDPSKFQDFIRSQKRRPDSGVRDHDMQWDFWTLSPESAHMVTWLMGDRGIPKTYRHMNGYGSHTFMWINGGGERFWIKYHIKTDQGIEFLTQEEADRLAGEDGDVHRRDLYTAIAAGDAPSWTMYVQVMPFDDAPDYRFNPFDLTKVWPHADYPLIEVGRMTLDRNPEDFFVHVEQAAFEPSNMVPGIGPSPDKMLLGRLFSYPDTHRYRIGPNYTQLPPNRPHSTVTSYAKDGPMRYEPSRAAAPYAPNSYGGPAADTQNFGDPAGWHAAGEMVREAYKLRRDDDDFGQAGTQVRQVLDDAARERLVNNVVGHLSNGVSRPVLLRAFQYWRNVDKALGDRIAARFDGN
- a CDS encoding transglycosylase domain-containing protein produces the protein MGRADARRAAQGRNRRAKPKAKKGGIRRFFTWKKLLGAFLGVCLLGILGFIGLYLYVDVPDQGNAAATTQSNVYKYADGSVMARKGAVNRETVKIDEIPEHVQHAFVAAENKTFYQDSGVDLRGTARGILNTLMGRGKQGGSTITQQYVKNYYLSQEQTVSRKLQEIVISLKVDNKMDKKDILAGYMNTSYYGRGAYGIQAAAQAYYGVDVGKLTVSQGAYLASLLQAPSQYDWAIASAGGKELVQKRWAYTLDNMVEMKWLSPEDRRKQTFQQPIKPKPLPGVAGQIGYFINAANDELIRKGVDEKELAAGGWTITLGIDKKKQQELEKAVKNKLTDDLKPDVRKVDRDAQLGAVSVDPESGHVVAMYGGAGYTKHYTNNATRADFQPASTFKPLIFASALENHAKTQSGVPITPGTVYDGRNRRPVVGGTKPFAPPNEDERTYGRITVQQATNNSVNSVFAQMGADVGLDEVKKTAVSLGMDGSRMDVQPAMTLGTMGASPLQMAGAYATLDHHGRKVTPALVKKAEHGSQETELPDPIGSQVLTRNTADTVTSVLRGVVNDGTAKEAIGNTDYQAAGKTGTSDDNKSAWFVGYTPKLVTAVGMFGEESKGGKQVTLKGTGGGGRVNGGGYPAKVWAAYTAAAIGDNTGAKFDLETDLGAGSGPANTPPPSNTPSHTPSQTPSQTPSQTPSQTPSHTPSQTPSRTPSHSPSRTPSKPPETPPASPPTAGTGGNGNDGRPPGFEDLG